A single Paenibacillus sp. FSL R5-0517 DNA region contains:
- a CDS encoding PLP-dependent aminotransferase family protein, giving the protein MKYFFASRTNRLLSSPLRDIREMSGRDYFISLAEELPAEELFPFKLLEEAAVSVFSSGPSALQYGEPAGYTPLREWLNKDWNARKGIRTVPEQILLTTGTQQAIDLVMRLLLEPGDSVLVEHPTSPGCLEVLEMQGAKIVPVMGDRDGILPDLLEHHMQQVRPKLLFAAPSFSNPTGALWSMERREAVLELCSRYGVLLVEDDSYGELHFDGLEPTEFYRKYPSLFALDTADQGGHVLYIGSFSKTVAPALRTGWAAGHPALIQAMASVKRIADGQSSPMNQRLLYQLLAQSPFRWSDHLSMLNREYKTRLKLMLELLKRPGWKGCQYNIPEGGMYLWVQLPEGLDSGALLKAALPKGVSFLPGSLCSTGVQDQRYIRLNFSHPGRDELLLGMNLISEAISEFTARS; this is encoded by the coding sequence ATGAAATATTTCTTTGCTTCCCGTACCAACAGGCTTTTGTCATCACCACTGAGGGATATACGTGAGATGTCTGGCAGAGATTATTTCATTTCTCTGGCAGAAGAATTGCCTGCGGAGGAGTTGTTTCCTTTCAAATTGTTGGAAGAAGCAGCGGTGTCTGTCTTTAGTTCAGGCCCCTCTGCATTGCAATATGGAGAGCCAGCAGGCTACACCCCCCTAAGAGAGTGGCTGAACAAGGACTGGAATGCACGCAAAGGCATACGAACGGTACCCGAGCAGATTCTGTTGACCACTGGTACCCAGCAGGCCATCGATCTCGTGATGCGTCTATTACTTGAGCCAGGAGATTCCGTACTGGTTGAACATCCCACATCTCCAGGCTGTCTTGAGGTTCTGGAAATGCAAGGAGCCAAGATTGTGCCCGTAATGGGTGATCGGGACGGCATACTACCAGACCTTTTGGAGCATCACATGCAGCAGGTTAGACCGAAGCTGCTTTTTGCTGCACCCAGTTTCTCAAATCCGACAGGTGCTTTGTGGAGTATGGAGCGTCGGGAGGCTGTCCTTGAACTGTGTTCGCGCTATGGTGTACTGCTAGTGGAAGATGATTCTTACGGGGAGCTTCATTTCGATGGCCTGGAGCCAACGGAATTCTATCGTAAATACCCTTCACTCTTTGCACTGGATACTGCAGATCAGGGTGGACATGTTCTATACATTGGTTCATTCAGCAAAACGGTAGCGCCCGCTCTTCGAACCGGATGGGCCGCGGGACACCCGGCACTGATTCAGGCCATGGCCTCAGTTAAACGGATTGCCGATGGTCAGTCCAGCCCGATGAATCAGCGGCTGTTGTATCAATTGCTTGCCCAGTCCCCGTTTCGTTGGAGTGATCACCTGTCCATGTTGAATCGGGAGTATAAGACAAGACTCAAACTGATGCTTGAACTGTTGAAGAGACCAGGCTGGAAAGGGTGTCAATACAACATTCCTGAGGGTGGAATGTATCTGTGGGTACAGTTGCCGGAAGGATTGGATAGTGGCGCTCTGCTTAAGGCTGCTCTGCCCAAAGGGGTATCTTTTCTGCCTGGATCGCTATGTTCTACAGGTGTACAGGATCAACGTTACATTCGATTAAACTTTAGCCATCCGGGTCGGGATGAACTGCTGCTCGGCATGAATCTGATCAGTGAAGCCATTTCCGAATTTACGGCTCGTAGCTAA
- a CDS encoding FMN-dependent NADH-azoreductase, translating into MSNILFVKANDRPADQAVSVKLYDAFLSAYKESHPGDTVTELDLYNTEFPFYGNTAITGTYKAANGFELTADEQKAASLAAQLQDQFLAADKVVFAFPLWNFTVPAPLVNYIAYLSQAGKTFKYTAEGPVGLAGDKKVALLNARGGVYSEGPMAAAEMSLNFLKTVLGLWGIQSPEVVIVEGHNASADRAEEIVTAGLKLASEVAASF; encoded by the coding sequence ATGTCTAATATTTTATTCGTTAAAGCAAATGACCGTCCTGCAGATCAAGCAGTCAGCGTTAAATTGTACGATGCATTCTTGAGCGCATACAAAGAGTCCCACCCAGGTGACACAGTTACTGAGTTGGATCTCTACAATACAGAATTCCCATTCTATGGTAACACTGCAATCACAGGTACTTACAAAGCAGCTAACGGTTTTGAACTGACAGCTGACGAGCAAAAAGCAGCTTCACTTGCAGCACAGCTTCAAGATCAATTCTTGGCAGCTGACAAAGTGGTATTTGCATTCCCGCTCTGGAACTTCACTGTTCCTGCACCATTGGTAAACTACATTGCTTACCTGAGCCAAGCTGGTAAAACATTCAAATACACTGCTGAAGGTCCTGTAGGACTTGCTGGCGACAAAAAAGTAGCTTTGCTTAACGCACGTGGTGGCGTGTACTCCGAAGGTCCAATGGCAGCTGCTGAAATGTCCCTGAACTTCCTGAAAACAGTTCTCGGCTTGTGGGGTATTCAAAGCCCTGAAGTGGTTATCGTTGAAGGACATAACGCTTCTGCAGATCGTGCTGAAGAGATTGTTACTGCAGGTCTGAAATTGGCTTCCGAAGTAGCAGCAAGCTTCTAA
- a CDS encoding DUF2161 family putative PD-(D/E)XK-type phosphodiesterase has product MAVQYETELYSPVKAFFEQRGFDVKAEVRHCDLVGVRSDQEEPLIVEMKKTFNLSLLLQGMQRLKLSPFVYLAVERNRSKRGAVNQRWSELTALCRQLGLGLLTVTFYKTKPPLIDVLCEPSAQTPLTGRNQVARKSGVRRKRLLKEFDERSGDYNTGGSTRRQLITAYREKALRVASALRTNGESSPATLARQTGVGSAAAILQKNYYGWFERLSRGKYILTIKGVQALTEHAHMLEDNDMIERTINELDVTYSVSGEHKDDLAHIAETAEQYLKNTGHN; this is encoded by the coding sequence ATGGCAGTGCAATACGAAACCGAATTATATTCGCCTGTGAAGGCTTTCTTCGAGCAGCGTGGCTTCGACGTAAAGGCGGAAGTTAGACATTGTGACCTCGTAGGGGTCAGATCGGATCAGGAGGAACCACTGATTGTGGAGATGAAAAAAACATTTAATCTCTCCCTGTTGTTGCAAGGCATGCAGCGCTTGAAGCTTAGCCCGTTCGTGTATTTGGCCGTCGAGCGCAATCGCAGCAAACGTGGAGCCGTGAACCAACGCTGGAGCGAACTGACTGCATTATGCAGACAGCTTGGTCTGGGGCTGCTGACAGTCACATTTTACAAAACAAAACCTCCCCTAATTGATGTATTATGTGAGCCTTCTGCACAGACTCCCCTCACTGGCCGCAATCAGGTTGCTCGCAAAAGTGGTGTTCGGCGGAAACGCCTGCTTAAGGAATTCGACGAACGCAGCGGTGATTATAATACGGGAGGCAGCACACGCAGACAGCTGATCACGGCATATCGTGAGAAGGCCTTACGAGTCGCATCTGCTCTGCGAACGAACGGAGAATCCTCTCCCGCCACACTTGCCAGACAGACGGGTGTAGGTTCTGCCGCGGCTATTCTGCAAAAGAATTATTATGGCTGGTTTGAACGCCTCTCCCGAGGGAAATATATTCTGACGATTAAGGGAGTACAAGCGTTAACCGAGCATGCACACATGCTTGAGGATAATGATATGATTGAACGAACCATTAATGAACTTGATGTAACGTATTCCGTATCTGGTGAACATAAGGACGACCTTGCACATATCGCTGAAACCGCGGAGCAATACTTGAAAAATACAGGCCATAACTGA
- a CDS encoding PrkA family serine protein kinase, with the protein MNIFERVAEHRAESDRLTWNGTFEDYIELLREDPTPAMTAHARVYEMIESFGVEEVGGQKRYKFFEQEIFGLDRSIEKLVEEYFHSAARRLDVRKRILLLMGPVSGGKSTLVTLLKRGLEQFSRTKKGAIYAIDGCPMHEEPLHLIPLELRPEVEKEIGVRIEGNLCPSCQMRLRTEYGGDISKVPVERVIVSEDNRVGIGTFSPSDPKSQDIADLTGSIDFSTITEFGSESDPRAYRFDGELNKANRGLMEFQEMLKCDEKFLWNLLSLTQEGNFKAGRFALISADEMIVAHTNESEYKSFISNKKNEALQSRMIVMPIPYNLKVSEEEKIYAKLIQQSDMKHVHIAPHALRTAAIFSILTRLKETKKQGMDLVKKMRMYDGEEVEGYKEADLREMQNEYLDEGMSGIDPRYVINRISSALIKQNLQCINALDILRAIKDGLDQHASITKEERERYLNFIALARKEYDELAKKEVQKAFVYSFEESARTLFENYLDNIEAFCNWSKIRDPLTDEEMDPDERLMRSIEEQIGISENAKKAFREEILIRISAYSRKERKFEYSSHDRLREAIEKKLFTDLKDIVKITTSTKTPDATQLKRMNEVIKRLIEEHGYTAASANELLRYVGSLLNR; encoded by the coding sequence ATGAATATTTTTGAACGCGTTGCGGAACATCGGGCAGAGAGTGACCGTTTGACATGGAACGGAACATTTGAAGATTATATTGAACTGCTGAGAGAGGACCCGACTCCGGCAATGACGGCTCACGCCAGAGTGTATGAAATGATTGAATCGTTTGGCGTGGAAGAAGTAGGTGGGCAAAAGCGGTACAAGTTTTTTGAGCAGGAGATCTTTGGATTGGATCGATCCATTGAAAAGCTGGTTGAAGAATACTTTCACTCAGCAGCACGCCGCCTGGATGTACGTAAGCGGATCTTGCTGCTTATGGGTCCCGTAAGTGGAGGTAAATCGACGCTGGTGACGTTGCTGAAGCGGGGGCTTGAACAATTCTCGCGGACAAAAAAAGGTGCTATCTATGCTATTGATGGATGCCCGATGCATGAGGAGCCACTGCATCTGATTCCATTGGAACTTCGTCCTGAAGTGGAAAAGGAAATTGGAGTTCGTATTGAGGGGAACCTTTGCCCATCTTGCCAAATGAGACTCCGTACCGAATATGGCGGTGATATCAGCAAGGTGCCTGTGGAACGGGTTATTGTTTCCGAGGATAATCGGGTGGGGATAGGAACATTCAGTCCTTCCGATCCGAAATCGCAGGATATTGCCGATCTGACGGGTAGCATCGACTTCTCTACCATTACCGAGTTTGGTTCTGAATCCGATCCACGTGCCTATCGTTTTGATGGAGAGTTGAACAAGGCGAACCGCGGATTGATGGAGTTCCAGGAGATGTTAAAATGTGATGAGAAATTTCTGTGGAATCTGTTGTCGCTTACACAGGAGGGGAATTTCAAAGCAGGACGTTTCGCCTTAATCAGTGCAGATGAGATGATTGTGGCGCATACGAATGAATCGGAGTATAAGTCTTTTATCTCCAACAAGAAGAATGAGGCACTGCAATCCCGGATGATTGTCATGCCGATTCCATACAACCTGAAAGTATCCGAGGAAGAGAAAATCTATGCCAAGCTCATTCAGCAAAGTGACATGAAGCATGTTCATATTGCACCGCATGCATTGCGGACTGCAGCCATTTTTTCCATACTTACCCGCTTGAAGGAAACGAAGAAACAAGGCATGGATCTCGTGAAAAAAATGCGGATGTATGACGGTGAGGAAGTGGAAGGTTATAAAGAAGCCGATCTGCGAGAGATGCAAAATGAGTATCTGGATGAAGGGATGTCCGGCATTGATCCGCGGTATGTCATCAATCGGATCTCCAGTGCTTTGATCAAGCAAAATCTTCAGTGCATTAACGCGTTGGACATTCTGCGGGCCATCAAGGACGGTCTGGACCAACATGCTTCCATTACGAAAGAAGAGCGGGAGCGTTATCTGAATTTTATTGCTCTTGCACGCAAGGAGTATGACGAACTGGCCAAGAAGGAAGTACAGAAAGCATTTGTGTACTCATTCGAGGAGTCGGCGAGAACATTATTTGAGAACTATCTGGACAATATTGAAGCATTCTGCAACTGGTCCAAAATTCGTGATCCACTCACGGATGAAGAAATGGACCCGGATGAGCGTTTGATGCGTTCCATCGAGGAGCAGATCGGAATCTCCGAGAATGCAAAGAAAGCATTCAGGGAAGAGATTCTAATCCGAATCTCGGCGTACTCCCGTAAGGAGCGCAAATTCGAGTACAGCAGCCATGACCGTCTGCGTGAAGCGATTGAGAAGAAGTTGTTTACAGATCTGAAAGACATCGTCAAGATTACAACCTCCACCAAAACACCAGATGCAACCCAATTGAAACGAATGAATGAAGTGATCAAACGCTTAATTGAAGAACATGGATATACCGCAGCCAGCGCCAATGAACTGCTACGCTATGTGGGCAGTCTGCTTAATCGCTAA
- a CDS encoding globin-coupled sensor protein, producing MSSISATRQKQLDYMGLTARDLALLADHRPVFKKVVNEVVDHFYNHVGNYPDLVDLIARFSTIDRLKETQKMYWLSMTDGIVDDAYIEQRIAIGLVHSRIGLSEDYYLGTYMVYLDIATSIFQQVIPDSWHLVIQALSKMFNLDSQLVLEAYEKKEKEKLHQLADDQQHTLQAITQITQELTGMISELNENALAISNVAKETAASQDQAQVLLTELTGEIQQIGKMGELIREISDQSHLVGLNAAIEAAHAGEFGRGFEVVASEVRKLAASSRDAQGKIQTNLEQIMKKLSSVQQESDHTSRGARSQASRSAELAVFATTMEKLSLDLKNLEQQE from the coding sequence ATGAGCAGTATTTCCGCAACAAGACAGAAGCAACTTGATTACATGGGATTAACCGCAAGAGATCTGGCACTGCTTGCCGATCATCGGCCTGTTTTTAAAAAAGTCGTGAATGAAGTGGTGGATCATTTCTACAATCATGTGGGGAATTATCCTGATCTGGTAGATCTGATTGCCCGATTCTCTACAATTGATCGTCTAAAGGAAACACAGAAGATGTACTGGTTATCGATGACGGATGGAATCGTGGACGACGCATATATTGAACAACGTATTGCGATTGGGCTTGTGCATTCCCGTATTGGCCTGTCCGAAGATTATTATCTGGGTACCTATATGGTTTACCTTGATATTGCAACGAGCATATTCCAGCAGGTTATCCCTGATTCCTGGCATCTTGTCATTCAGGCGCTCAGTAAAATGTTTAATCTGGATTCACAGCTTGTCCTTGAGGCATATGAGAAGAAAGAAAAAGAAAAGTTACATCAGCTTGCCGATGATCAACAACATACTTTGCAGGCGATCACGCAAATTACCCAAGAGCTTACAGGCATGATCAGTGAACTGAATGAAAATGCGCTGGCTATCTCGAATGTGGCCAAAGAAACAGCTGCTTCTCAGGATCAGGCTCAAGTTCTGCTCACGGAGTTGACCGGGGAGATCCAGCAGATTGGAAAAATGGGTGAACTCATTCGCGAGATATCGGATCAGAGTCATCTTGTCGGCCTGAATGCAGCGATTGAAGCTGCTCATGCAGGAGAGTTCGGTCGTGGCTTCGAGGTCGTCGCCAGTGAGGTGCGCAAGCTCGCAGCCAGTTCCCGGGATGCCCAGGGTAAAATTCAGACTAATCTAGAGCAGATCATGAAGAAACTAAGTAGTGTGCAGCAAGAGTCGGATCATACGTCTCGTGGAGCACGTAGCCAAGCTTCACGCTCGGCCGAACTGGCTGTATTTGCAACAACAATGGAGAAACTGTCTCTGGATTTGAAGAATCTGGAACAACAGGAATAG
- a CDS encoding LacI family DNA-binding transcriptional regulator: MASIHDVAKEAGVSVATVSKVINDYPDVSEKTRKKVNIAIELLKYQPNVVARGLVKRRSWTVGVLLTVPFTNPFVSELLEGIKTALENSGYDLVRLSTRFDDPTYSFIKHCRSRNVDGVVVFGEGRDNASIQELVDAEIPTMFIDTDLLGKRAGYITTDNANGISMSVKHLYELGHRKIAYISGTLGPAVANLRLEGYREGLRECGIPYSTIYLEVCDYSFDGGSKAARRLLALQDQPTGIVCASDMSAFGAIHEIEKHGLSVPEDISVVGFDNTYYAEVFKPGLTTVNQNIYSIGIKSIEYLIAMIENPSYSPPVVTEPSNLVIRQTTAPLKV; this comes from the coding sequence ATGGCTTCTATCCATGATGTGGCCAAGGAAGCGGGAGTATCTGTTGCAACCGTTTCCAAAGTGATAAACGATTATCCTGATGTAAGTGAAAAAACACGCAAAAAAGTCAATATAGCCATCGAATTATTGAAATATCAACCGAATGTGGTCGCACGTGGACTTGTAAAACGCCGTTCATGGACGGTAGGTGTATTGTTGACGGTCCCATTTACAAACCCTTTTGTGTCGGAATTGCTGGAAGGGATTAAGACTGCGCTGGAGAACAGTGGTTATGATCTGGTCCGATTGTCTACACGATTCGATGATCCGACGTACTCGTTCATCAAACATTGCCGCAGTCGTAATGTGGATGGTGTGGTGGTATTCGGGGAAGGCAGAGATAACGCGAGTATTCAGGAACTGGTGGATGCAGAGATCCCAACAATGTTTATCGATACGGACCTGTTGGGCAAACGCGCCGGTTACATTACTACGGATAACGCAAACGGCATCTCCATGAGTGTCAAACATCTGTATGAGCTCGGACACCGCAAGATTGCTTATATCTCGGGAACACTTGGACCTGCCGTAGCTAATCTGCGATTGGAAGGATATCGGGAAGGACTGCGAGAATGCGGCATTCCGTATTCTACGATATATCTGGAAGTTTGCGATTACTCATTTGATGGCGGTAGCAAGGCTGCAAGGAGATTGTTGGCACTTCAGGATCAACCGACGGGGATTGTCTGCGCATCAGACATGTCTGCCTTTGGGGCAATTCATGAAATTGAAAAGCATGGACTGAGTGTGCCAGAAGATATTTCTGTTGTCGGATTTGACAACACATATTATGCTGAAGTATTCAAACCGGGACTGACCACGGTGAATCAGAATATCTATTCGATTGGCATTAAGTCCATAGAATATCTGATTGCCATGATTGAGAATCCGTCTTATTCTCCACCCGTTGTGACGGAACCTTCCAATTTGGTCATCCGTCAGACAACAGCGCCTTTAAAAGTGTAA